One window from the genome of Nicotiana tomentosiformis chromosome 5, ASM39032v3, whole genome shotgun sequence encodes:
- the LOC104093829 gene encoding probable receptor-like protein kinase At1g11050 isoform X3, whose amino-acid sequence MVVVKTHLFFQLCVIFALTFFVAVSLASPEDPDCGLNFTSSPYKPSGECIAADQENINEWDSFPTTRCCQNVLNFFSQALAKQAITQQGNLFLKKDQWEHCSGPFKHQPSVSIENCGFRSLYQGSSKCSSLSLTNVLQDDNFKDVRDKCTGFDSSFDDACRNCTGAIKSARDHYLDQFYARDNDTERATCVMAVVISVAATKLNDPSSIDDFFSCLPALNSLEKSNEDYIKIKYSLAKALIAIVLATFGMIMVIMLVKYVTRNSRAGRKLVLSKSKELASCPGLYSFSKAEIENAINFGDEKKFLGRGSAGQVFKGILPSGQVVAIKQIYRSNTSDSFTRELENLSRVRHPNLVCLFGCCIEDGEQYLVYEFCSAGNLAQHLLRKDKVLTWEQRVNILRDCALALRYLHNYIDGYIVHRDIKLTNILLTEDLQPKLSDFGLARMLGMEESKVFTDVRGTIGYMDPEYMSNAKLTCASDIYSFGIVTLQVLSGQKVIELDLDARDQLTRKVYDD is encoded by the exons ATGGTTGTAGTTAAGACACACTTGTTTTTCCAACTATGTGTTATTTTTGCTCTCACCTTTTTTGTTGCTGTTTCACTGGCTTCCCCAGAAGACCCAG ATTGTGGGCTCAACTTCACCTCATCTCCATACAAACCAAGTGGGGAATGCATTGCAGCTGATCAAGAAAACATCAATGAATGGGACAGTTTCCCTACCACAAGATGCTGCCAAAATGTCCTCAACTTCTTCTCACAGGCATTGGCCAAACAGGCAATTACTCAACAAGGAAACCTCTTCCTCAAGAAAGATCAATGGGAACATTGCTCTGGACCCTTTAAGCATCAGCCTTCTGTTTCGATCGAAAACTGTGGCTTTCGTTCCCTTTATCAAGGAAGCAGCAAATGTTCTAGTCTATCTTTGACAAATGTTTTACAGGATGACAATTTTAAGGATGTCAGGGACAAGTGCACTGGTTTCGATTCCTCGTTCGATGATGCTTGCAGGAATTGTACTGGTGCCATCAAATCTGCAAGGGATCATTACTTGGATCAATTTTATGCCAGAGATAATGATACTGAGAGAGCCACTTGTGTTATGGCTGTTGTTATTTCAGTTGCTGCCACAAAATTAAATGATCCCTCTTCTATAGATGATTTCTTCTCCTGTTTGCCAGCATTAAACTCTTTAG AAAAGTCAAATgaagattacatcaaaatcaagt ATTCTTTAGCAAAAGCATTGATTGCAATCGTTTTAGCAACCTTTGGGATGATAATGGTGATCATGCTAGTTAAGTATGTAACAAGAAACTCTAGGGCTGGGCGAAAGCTTGTTCTTTCAAAATCCAAGGAACTTGCTTCTTGCCCAGGTCTATATAGTTTCTCCAAAGCTGAGATTGAAAACGCGATAAATTTTGGGGACGAGAAGAAATTTCTGGGAAGAGGTAGTGCAGGGCAAGTGTTCAAAGGGATTCTACCAAGTGGACAAGTAGTTGCTATCAAGCAAATATATAGAAGTAATACCTCTGATTCTTTTACCCGAGAACTCGAGAATCTTTCCAGAGTCAGACATCCTAATCTTGTTTGCCTCTTTGGGTGTTGCATTGAGGATGGTGAACAATATTTAGTGTATGAGTTTTGCTCTGCTGGAAATCTAGCTCAACATCTTTTGA GGAAAGACAAGGTCTTAACTTGGGAACAAAGGGTAAACATCTTGAGAGATTGTGCACTTGCACTGAGATATCTCCACAACTACATAGATGGCTACATTGTTCATAGAGATATTAAG CTTACAAATATCCTGTTAACTGAGGATTTGCAACCAAAGCTATCAGATTTTGGGTTGGCAAGGATGTTGGGAATGGAGGAGAGCAAAGTGTTTACAGATGTTAGGGGAACAATAGGATATATGGATCCTGAATATATGAGTAACGCCAAGTtaacatgtgcaagtgacatttATAGCTTTGGTATTGTAACTTTACAGGTTCTTTCAGGGCAAAAAGTGATTGAACTTGATTTGGATGCCAGAGATCAATTAACAAGAAAG GTGTATGATGATTGA
- the LOC104093830 gene encoding probable receptor-like protein kinase At2g42960, with protein MEKLLIAIIWATVIVVTILVILVKCISKRSKNIVVVAQNLESPTLNGLYKFTIVEIENAINNIGKINVRSTRKLIGNGSRGELYQGILPSGQAVAIKEMHKREDAMESFISEVECLSRARHPSIVCLLGFCNEDGKQFLVYENYSAGNLAQYFLREDTVLTWHARVKILRGCACAIKYLHHYIDGCIIHRHIKLSSILLSETLEPKLCGFGQAKMLGMEESQVFEDVVENGVYTDPEYKNSGLLTCSTDIYSFGLVMLQVLSGPRIAHFGQDDRNILLTKAKDVSTGKLPISEFEDPWLKGKQINHEALKSILQIALLCVAETSKERPTIEQVSEELNKAWSLSNIARPINIPPM; from the exons ATGGAAAAATTACTTATTGCAATCATATGGGCAACTGTAATTGTTGTCACAATACTTGTTATACTGGTAAAATGCATTTCAAAGAGAAGCAAGAATATTGTAGTGGTTGCCCAAAACTTGGAGTCACCTACACTAAATGGTCTCTACAAATTCACAATTGTTGAGATTGAGAATGCTATAAATAACATTGGGAAGATTAATGTCAGAAGTACAAGAAAGTTGATAGGGAATGGAAGCAGAGGAGAGTTATATCAAGGGATTTTACCAAGTGGACAAGCTGTGGCTATTAAAGAAATGCACAAAAGAGAAGATGCAATGGAATCTTTCATTAGTGAAGTTGAATGTCTCTCAAGAGCTAGGCATCCAAGCATTGTTTGTCTCTTGGGTTTTTGTAATGAAGATGGGAAACAGTTTTTGGTTTATGAAAATTATTCTGCTGGAAATCTAGCTCAATATTTTCTCA gaGAAGATACTGTTTTGACTTGGCATGCAAGAGTTAAAATACTGAGGGGCTGTGCATGCGCAATCAAATATCTCCATCATTATATTGATGGCTGCATCATTCACCGCCATATTAAG CTTAGCAGCATACTTTTGAGTGAGACATTGGAACCAAAGCTATGTGGATTTGGGCAGGCAAAGATGCTAGGAATGGAAGAAAGCCAAGTATTTGAAGATGTTGTGGAAAATGGAGTGTACACAGATCCTGAATACAAGAATAGTGGGTTACTCACTTGTTCAACTGACATTTATAGCTTTGGACTTGTCATGCTGCAAGTCCTATCTGGTCCAAGAATTGCTCACTTTGGTCAAGATGACAGAAACATATTATTAACAAAG GCAAAGGATGTGAGTACAGGAAAGCTTCCAATCTCAGAGTTTGAAGATCCATGGCTGAAAGGGAAACAAATAAATCACGAGGCATTGAAATCCATTTTGCAAATTGCACTACTTTGTGTGGCTGAAACAAGCAAAGAACGCCCAACAATAGAACAAGTTTCTGAGGAACTGAACAAGGCTTGGAGCCTCAGCAATATTGCTCGCCCTATTAATATTCCTCCTATGTAG
- the LOC104093828 gene encoding uncharacterized protein: MKLSLITAYSRSSPTTVTLISGYSYANKTATYRVKFPSSFRLSSGNKISNSFSLTICSFKSSSNVDSTGTETEAYNQSIDGEISSLNVEVGSPRILPTLFIPKFSLSDQAFFLLAFIACTTSVAFTSLVVAAVPTLFAMRRAAISLSKLADTAREELPSTMAAIRLSGMEISDLTLELSDLSQEIADGVNKSARAVQAAEAGIKQIGSLAHQQTMSMIQERADLPAISLQPVVAGAAKKTSRAVSQATRRFINMISGGELGSEMEDNGEVDAES, translated from the exons ATGAAGCTCAGTCTAATTACTGCATATTCCCGTTCTTCTCCGACCACCGTCACTCTCATCTCCGGCTATTCCTATGCTAATAAAACGGCGACGTACAGAGTGAAATTTCCCTCTTCCTTCCGACTCAGCTCTGGCAACAAAATCTCTAATAGCTTCTCCCTGACGATTTGTTCGTTCAAATCATCATCCAACGTTGACTCCACCGGCACCGAAACGGAAGCCTACAATCAAAGCATAGATGGAGAAATTTCGTCGCTCAATGTTGAAGTCGGAAGCCCTAGAATTCTACCAACCTTGTTCATTCCTAAATTTAGCTTAAGTGACCAAGCTTTCTTTCTATTGGCCTTCATTGCTTGCACG ACGTCGGTGGCTTTCACAAGCCTGGTAGTTGCAGCTGTACCAACACTATTT GCAATGCGTAGAGCAGCAATATCTCTGTCAAAGTTGGCAGACACTGCTCGAGAGGAGCTTCCTAGTACAATGGCTGCTATCAGGCTGTCTGGAATGGAAATCAGTGACCTTACACTGGAATTGAGTGATTTAAG TCAAGAGATAGCTGATGGTGTCAACAAATCTGCTCGAGCTGTGCAAGCAGCAGAAGCTGGAATCAAACAAATTGGGTCTCTTGCTCACCAGCAAACGATGT CAATGATTCAGGAGAGAGCAGATCTGCCAGCCATATCTTTGCAGCCAGTTGTAGCTGGGGCAGCAAAGAAGACTTCTCGTGCTGTTAGCCAAGCCACgagaagatttataaatatgatCTCTGGAGGTGAACTTGGCTCAGAAATGGAAGACAATGGTGAAGTTGATGCGGAATCTTAG
- the LOC104093829 gene encoding probable receptor-like protein kinase At1g11050 isoform X2: MVVVKTHLFFQLCVIFALTFFVAVSLASPEDPDCGLNFTSSPYKPSGECIAADQENINEWDSFPTTRCCQNVLNFFSQALAKQAITQQGNLFLKKDQWEHCSGPFKHQPSVSIENCGFRSLYQGSSKCSSLSLTNVLQDDNFKDVRDKCTGFDSSFDDACRNCTGAIKSARDHYLDQFYARDNDTERATCVMAVVISVAATKLNDPSSIDDFFSCLPALNSLEKSNEDYIKIKYSLAKALIAIVLATFGMIMVIMLVKYVTRNSRAGRKLVLSKSKELASCPGLYSFSKAEIENAINFGDEKKFLGRGSAGQVFKGILPSGQVVAIKQIYRSNTSDSFTRELENLSRVRHPNLVCLFGCCIEDGEQYLVYEFCSAGNLAQHLLRKDKVLTWEQRVNILRDCALALRYLHNYIDGYIVHRDIKVLSGQKVIELDLDARDQLTRKAKDVSMAKRPLKDFEDPRLKGQLNSVDFESILQIAVLCVAKSSKGRPTIEVVFEEMDKVWKNTLSDKKAAEQSAIAAVRRSHSVGVIPV, translated from the exons ATGGTTGTAGTTAAGACACACTTGTTTTTCCAACTATGTGTTATTTTTGCTCTCACCTTTTTTGTTGCTGTTTCACTGGCTTCCCCAGAAGACCCAG ATTGTGGGCTCAACTTCACCTCATCTCCATACAAACCAAGTGGGGAATGCATTGCAGCTGATCAAGAAAACATCAATGAATGGGACAGTTTCCCTACCACAAGATGCTGCCAAAATGTCCTCAACTTCTTCTCACAGGCATTGGCCAAACAGGCAATTACTCAACAAGGAAACCTCTTCCTCAAGAAAGATCAATGGGAACATTGCTCTGGACCCTTTAAGCATCAGCCTTCTGTTTCGATCGAAAACTGTGGCTTTCGTTCCCTTTATCAAGGAAGCAGCAAATGTTCTAGTCTATCTTTGACAAATGTTTTACAGGATGACAATTTTAAGGATGTCAGGGACAAGTGCACTGGTTTCGATTCCTCGTTCGATGATGCTTGCAGGAATTGTACTGGTGCCATCAAATCTGCAAGGGATCATTACTTGGATCAATTTTATGCCAGAGATAATGATACTGAGAGAGCCACTTGTGTTATGGCTGTTGTTATTTCAGTTGCTGCCACAAAATTAAATGATCCCTCTTCTATAGATGATTTCTTCTCCTGTTTGCCAGCATTAAACTCTTTAG AAAAGTCAAATgaagattacatcaaaatcaagt ATTCTTTAGCAAAAGCATTGATTGCAATCGTTTTAGCAACCTTTGGGATGATAATGGTGATCATGCTAGTTAAGTATGTAACAAGAAACTCTAGGGCTGGGCGAAAGCTTGTTCTTTCAAAATCCAAGGAACTTGCTTCTTGCCCAGGTCTATATAGTTTCTCCAAAGCTGAGATTGAAAACGCGATAAATTTTGGGGACGAGAAGAAATTTCTGGGAAGAGGTAGTGCAGGGCAAGTGTTCAAAGGGATTCTACCAAGTGGACAAGTAGTTGCTATCAAGCAAATATATAGAAGTAATACCTCTGATTCTTTTACCCGAGAACTCGAGAATCTTTCCAGAGTCAGACATCCTAATCTTGTTTGCCTCTTTGGGTGTTGCATTGAGGATGGTGAACAATATTTAGTGTATGAGTTTTGCTCTGCTGGAAATCTAGCTCAACATCTTTTGA GGAAAGACAAGGTCTTAACTTGGGAACAAAGGGTAAACATCTTGAGAGATTGTGCACTTGCACTGAGATATCTCCACAACTACATAGATGGCTACATTGTTCATAGAGATATTAAG GTTCTTTCAGGGCAAAAAGTGATTGAACTTGATTTGGATGCCAGAGATCAATTAACAAGAAAG GCAAAGGACGTGAGCATGGCTAAAAGGCCTCTAAAAGACTTTGAGGACCCTAGGCTTAAAGggcagctcaacagtgttgattTCGAGTCCATTCTCCAAATTGCTGTGCTTTGTGTCGCCAAATCAAGCAAAGGCCGTCCCACTATTGAAGTTGTGTTCGAAGAGATGGACAAAGTCTGGAAAAACACATTGTCTGACAAG AAAGCGGCGGAGCAAAGTGCAATAGCTGCAGTGCGAAGATCCCATTCAGTGGGAGTCATCCCTGTCTGA
- the LOC104093829 gene encoding cysteine-rich receptor-like protein kinase 42 isoform X1, whose protein sequence is MVVVKTHLFFQLCVIFALTFFVAVSLASPEDPDCGLNFTSSPYKPSGECIAADQENINEWDSFPTTRCCQNVLNFFSQALAKQAITQQGNLFLKKDQWEHCSGPFKHQPSVSIENCGFRSLYQGSSKCSSLSLTNVLQDDNFKDVRDKCTGFDSSFDDACRNCTGAIKSARDHYLDQFYARDNDTERATCVMAVVISVAATKLNDPSSIDDFFSCLPALNSLEKSNEDYIKIKYSLAKALIAIVLATFGMIMVIMLVKYVTRNSRAGRKLVLSKSKELASCPGLYSFSKAEIENAINFGDEKKFLGRGSAGQVFKGILPSGQVVAIKQIYRSNTSDSFTRELENLSRVRHPNLVCLFGCCIEDGEQYLVYEFCSAGNLAQHLLRKDKVLTWEQRVNILRDCALALRYLHNYIDGYIVHRDIKLTNILLTEDLQPKLSDFGLARMLGMEESKVFTDVRGTIGYMDPEYMSNAKLTCASDIYSFGIVTLQVLSGQKVIELDLDARDQLTRKAKDVSMAKRPLKDFEDPRLKGQLNSVDFESILQIAVLCVAKSSKGRPTIEVVFEEMDKVWKNTLSDKKAAEQSAIAAVRRSHSVGVIPV, encoded by the exons ATGGTTGTAGTTAAGACACACTTGTTTTTCCAACTATGTGTTATTTTTGCTCTCACCTTTTTTGTTGCTGTTTCACTGGCTTCCCCAGAAGACCCAG ATTGTGGGCTCAACTTCACCTCATCTCCATACAAACCAAGTGGGGAATGCATTGCAGCTGATCAAGAAAACATCAATGAATGGGACAGTTTCCCTACCACAAGATGCTGCCAAAATGTCCTCAACTTCTTCTCACAGGCATTGGCCAAACAGGCAATTACTCAACAAGGAAACCTCTTCCTCAAGAAAGATCAATGGGAACATTGCTCTGGACCCTTTAAGCATCAGCCTTCTGTTTCGATCGAAAACTGTGGCTTTCGTTCCCTTTATCAAGGAAGCAGCAAATGTTCTAGTCTATCTTTGACAAATGTTTTACAGGATGACAATTTTAAGGATGTCAGGGACAAGTGCACTGGTTTCGATTCCTCGTTCGATGATGCTTGCAGGAATTGTACTGGTGCCATCAAATCTGCAAGGGATCATTACTTGGATCAATTTTATGCCAGAGATAATGATACTGAGAGAGCCACTTGTGTTATGGCTGTTGTTATTTCAGTTGCTGCCACAAAATTAAATGATCCCTCTTCTATAGATGATTTCTTCTCCTGTTTGCCAGCATTAAACTCTTTAG AAAAGTCAAATgaagattacatcaaaatcaagt ATTCTTTAGCAAAAGCATTGATTGCAATCGTTTTAGCAACCTTTGGGATGATAATGGTGATCATGCTAGTTAAGTATGTAACAAGAAACTCTAGGGCTGGGCGAAAGCTTGTTCTTTCAAAATCCAAGGAACTTGCTTCTTGCCCAGGTCTATATAGTTTCTCCAAAGCTGAGATTGAAAACGCGATAAATTTTGGGGACGAGAAGAAATTTCTGGGAAGAGGTAGTGCAGGGCAAGTGTTCAAAGGGATTCTACCAAGTGGACAAGTAGTTGCTATCAAGCAAATATATAGAAGTAATACCTCTGATTCTTTTACCCGAGAACTCGAGAATCTTTCCAGAGTCAGACATCCTAATCTTGTTTGCCTCTTTGGGTGTTGCATTGAGGATGGTGAACAATATTTAGTGTATGAGTTTTGCTCTGCTGGAAATCTAGCTCAACATCTTTTGA GGAAAGACAAGGTCTTAACTTGGGAACAAAGGGTAAACATCTTGAGAGATTGTGCACTTGCACTGAGATATCTCCACAACTACATAGATGGCTACATTGTTCATAGAGATATTAAG CTTACAAATATCCTGTTAACTGAGGATTTGCAACCAAAGCTATCAGATTTTGGGTTGGCAAGGATGTTGGGAATGGAGGAGAGCAAAGTGTTTACAGATGTTAGGGGAACAATAGGATATATGGATCCTGAATATATGAGTAACGCCAAGTtaacatgtgcaagtgacatttATAGCTTTGGTATTGTAACTTTACAGGTTCTTTCAGGGCAAAAAGTGATTGAACTTGATTTGGATGCCAGAGATCAATTAACAAGAAAG GCAAAGGACGTGAGCATGGCTAAAAGGCCTCTAAAAGACTTTGAGGACCCTAGGCTTAAAGggcagctcaacagtgttgattTCGAGTCCATTCTCCAAATTGCTGTGCTTTGTGTCGCCAAATCAAGCAAAGGCCGTCCCACTATTGAAGTTGTGTTCGAAGAGATGGACAAAGTCTGGAAAAACACATTGTCTGACAAG AAAGCGGCGGAGCAAAGTGCAATAGCTGCAGTGCGAAGATCCCATTCAGTGGGAGTCATCCCTGTCTGA